The segment TGAGGCCGTGCGGATAGACGCCGGCGTCGGTGCCGAAGCTGATCTTCACCCCGGCCTTCACCGCCTTGCGGAACCCCTCGCGCTGGGCGTCGGTGGTCTCGCGATTCTTGCGGAGATGATCGGCGGGCCACCCCTCGCGGGTGCCGACCTCCTCGATATAGTCACCGTTATAGATATCCATGTCGAGGAACACGCCTCTGGCCTTGGCCAGCGCGATGCCCTCGTCGTCGATCAGCGAGGCATGCTCGATCGCGCGCACCCCGGCGCGGATCGCCGCCTTGATCCCCGCCGCGCCATGCGCATGCGCCGTCACCCAGCCGCCATTGGCCTTCGCCGTCTCGACCGCCGCGCGCATCTCCTCCTCGCTCAGCTCCTGCACGCCGGGCTCGGTCCCCTCGGCCAGCACCGCGCCGGTCGCGATCAGCTTGATCGAGTCGACCCCGCGCTGGAACAGCTGGCTGACCTTGAGCCGCACATCCTCGGGACCGGTGACGACGCCGACCCGCATGTCGGCGGGCAACTGCACGTCGGGGGCGAAGCCGGTCACCTCGCCGCCGCCGCCCGGCACGGTGATATAGGCGCCGACCACGCTCATCCGCGGCCCCTCGACGTCGCCCCGCCCGATCGCGTCGCGCAGCGCGACGTCGCTATAGGCGCGGAAGGTGCCGACGTCGTGGACGGTGGTGAAGCCGGCGCGCAGCGTCTCGCGGGCGTGGCGCGCGCCGACATAGGCGATCTCCTGCTGGCTGTGCAGCAGCGGCTCGGCGACGTTGCTGGTCTGCCCCCAGTCGGCGAGATGGGTATGCATGTCGATCAGCCCCGGCAGCAC is part of the Rhizorhabdus wittichii RW1 genome and harbors:
- a CDS encoding amidohydrolase (PFAM: amidohydrolase; Amidohydrolase 3), giving the protein MALRRLCSVIGLALLVAGTAQAETSYVRAGRLVDSEKGVVLTDRLIRIDDGRVTAVTPYAPPPAGAALLDWSGYTVLPGLIDMHTHLADWGQTSNVAEPLLHSQQEIAYVGARHARETLRAGFTTVHDVGTFRAYSDVALRDAIGRGDVEGPRMSVVGAYITVPGGGGEVTGFAPDVQLPADMRVGVVTGPEDVRLKVSQLFQRGVDSIKLIATGAVLAEGTEPGVQELSEEEMRAAVETAKANGGWVTAHAHGAAGIKAAIRAGVRAIEHASLIDDEGIALAKARGVFLDMDIYNGDYIEEVGTREGWPADHLRKNRETTDAQREGFRKAVKAGVKISFGTDAGVYPHGLNARQFKYMVRYGMTPMQAIQAATVTAAELLGWSADVGAVAPGHYADMVAVKADPIADIAALESIDHVMKGGVLVR